Part of the Nicotiana tabacum cultivar K326 chromosome 20, ASM71507v2, whole genome shotgun sequence genome, GAGTCTTCTTTCCTCTGAAATATCTGGGATGGTTGTAACAATTTGGTTCTGTCCAGAATTTGTTGTTGTGACTTCTCGATCACGTAGATGAGTAGTAGCAGTATTTGTAACATTTGAAGTGTTGGGAATAACTTGTTGCTGTTGCACAATAGTTGTAGGTGTTCCAGCTACTGCATTTTGAATAGCTGGAGATGAAGGACTTTTGGGAATGAAAGCAGGAGCATTGGAGTTCAAATTGCTCATTGGACTGGCTGCTGGCATTCTTTCAGATTTTACCATCGCTAAGGAAGCAATCTCCTCACTTGCACTATCATGATTAGCCTCACGCTCAGCTTCTTCTAATGAATAACTAGCAAAACCATCTCCCCAatcctcttcatcatcatcatcttcccgTTGATCTAGCCAAAATTTGGACTTGATAGCCATCAACCTCAAATTTCCTTGTGGAACTTCATTGTTATTCCCGTTGATAACATAAGTAGCCCAGTTTCACCTTCAACCCCTCTACAAGATTCCATTGACTGCGAAGGAACCTCAAAAAAAGATTTGTTTAAGGTGACCAAAGGTTGTTTGACCATGAGATTGTTTATCATCATTTCTTTTTGAACATCTTTAATGATTTGTTCAACCTGTGGATTAGAGAAGTGCAATGTATGTGCATTGGAGCTGTGTACCTCTGCATTTTGCGCATCAACAGGAACACTGTCCTTCGAAGTAATGAGTCGTTCACCTGTGTTCTTGGACTTTTGTTGTTGTGTGTTACTGCCTCGAGCTTGTGGCTGCCCATATTTTTGAGTTGTGTTGATCCTCATAGCTTCATGGGCATTCTCTACCATTTTATCTAGCTCTGTATTGGAAATGTGCATTGTTGTTGTAGGATCATCAGGTACTTGACTTTGCTCATCAAAGTGATATTTATCTGTTGCAGTCCCAAGTCTAGCAGCTAAGTCCTTTGCATTTTTCTGCTGAATTACATTGCATGTAACTCTTGTTTTTCCACCAACTGATTGTGTCTCATCACCCTCATTGACCAATGCATTAAAAGAGTTCGCGACTCCAATGACTGTTGATGGTATAATCTGATTTTGAAGAGCTGGAGTTTGCTTCTTGCTAGGTGATTTACTCACCACTGTCCAATTGTTTTGATTTGATGAAAATTGCTGTTGAGTATTAGGTGCATCAGTCGTGCTTGATGAAAGAAATACCTGCCTTGCATTTGCATTCAGTGTTTGGTGCCCCGTTTTACCATGAAGTTGCTCTGAGCCAGACCTTATAGAATCCCCAGCTATGACAGGAACCTCAACTCCTGCTACTGCTGCATTATTCTGAACAAGATCAGTTGTCTCTCCTCCTTTATTagcttcattttttttaatttctgttTGTGTTACTTGTTGATCCTTTTCCTGCCGTTGGCCCTTACAAGATTGCCCAACCTCTTTAACACCAGATCCTCTAACACCAGCAACATCTATACTAGATGTTTGGACAGCTGCTTCAAGAGCAGCAACTTTAGTATTAGGGACCCTTGTAGAAATTGCAGCAGTAGGTTTTGTTAATTCCTGTAGAAATTGCCCATGTGCAACACGATTATTCTTGGAATCTTTAACAACAGGCGCATCTACTTGCAACTCCTCAGAAATCCTGTATAAGGCTGCTTCAACTGGAGCTATTACACCACCATTAAATATTGCTCTTTCATCAACATTTCCAGCACTAACAACCTGACCAGTCTCCTTCATCAGCATTGTTTCCCTAACCAAATCATTGGAAACTCTAGCTAGAGATCGAGCAACTGGGATATCGGCATGAAGTGATGCATTAGTTTTTTGCTGCGACTTAGCAATTAAATAATCCCTGGCATCCCCTTGTAATTTTTCCACCTTACTCATCTCCTCAGCCAAAGCCAAAACTTCAGCAGGCATTACACGATCAATATCAACAGTTTCTTCATGACCTTGCACGTTCcttgttgtatttttatttaatctGCGACATGTTTTTTCATCATGTCCTTGATGTTTGCAACAGTTACAATACAATGGTAAGTTATCATAAACAAAATCTTGAAAGAATTCAACAATCTTGCCCGTTTGTTTATCCACAAATTGCAAAAGCAACTTATCAGGTAATTTGTCCATTAAATCAAGAATCACTTTAACTCTTGCAGCACTAGGACTCGACTTAGTCTGGGTAGCTTTGTCTATGGCTATAGGCTTTCCAACAACTGAAGTTATTGACAACAAAGCCTTCATTGCAAAAAGCTCTGTTGGCATATTAGGCAATGAAATCCAGACCACTGCTTTCGTCGTTTCTTCATTTACCTTAAAATCAAGGGACCATGGAAATATTCGAATTTGATGCTCCTTACCATTGTATTTGAAGTAGTTAACTGACCTCGCAAGTGAATTAACGAAGTCTTCATGTTGATCCACCCTGATAAGCAATTGTCGAGGTGCGAGTTGACCAATCAAAGATGGTCCTTTGATTCCGAATAGTTTCGGCAGTACATTTCTTAATGCTATTAGATCTGGTGCATTTGGAGAAAGCTTCACTACAATAGCTTGGTGTAAACCTTCTTCTTTTGCGAATTCCATTCTTTCCTCCATTGAAAACTTGATTGTTGGGACGCCATGAATAATTTCAATTGGTTTCAACAATTTTTGATTCAAAGTAGCAGCTGCCTTTTCTTGGGACAATTGAGCAGCATACGTATGTTGTATGTTATTAGTTTGGTCACTCTTTACAGCTGTTGGAGGTGGTTCGCCCACAGCTAAATGTGTGGGAGATAGATGCACGTTCATAGCTTCTTAGCTGCCCATTGTTGTCGGCAAAGAGAAATCGAGAACTGAAGCTTTTGCGCTACAGTACCTATTACGTTTATCTTCAAATCTGTAGTAGAGGCTATGGATTTGAGGATGAAAACGATTGGGGATTGTGCACAATGAGAAGACGCTTCTTTTGAGACCAATTTGGTGAATTTCCACTGCCGGAATATGGAGTTATTGCCGGTCAACTGTTGCGTCGCTACTGTTCATCGCAACTAGAGAGAGAAAAACTTAATATGTGAATCGACTATATTTGAATGCATTGGTTGACTTGATTTTCCAATCTCAGGAAAATGTCTTCGAAAGGTGTCAAAAGAAAACGAACAGGTGCTGATGAAGAATGAAGATATAATCAGATCAGCAACTTGCCACGAAATGTGATAGCTTGCATCCTAGGGAAAATGCCTATACGTGAAGCAGTAAGAACCATCGTTTTGTCTAAAAAGTGGAGATATTACTACTTAAACATTCCACAGTTAGTATTTGATGACCAGTTTTGCAAAGAACTTGATGACTTCTCTGTGAATAAAGGAGCCAATATTTATGCTCTCAAGTTCTATCAATTTGATGAAATTATCACCAAATCTCTTATGCTTCATCCTGGCGGATTAGAGAGATTTAAAGTATGCATTCCTTTTAATCCTTCACCTGTGGTTCCTTATGTGAACAAATGGATACTATGTTTATCTTTCAGAAAAATCAAGGAATTAACCTTAATTTACAAGAAGGTTTATACGGATCATCATCATAAGTTGCCTCCTTCGTTCTTCTCTTGTCTGCACTTGACATCGTTGAAGCTTATTAATTTTGTTCGTTCGCCGCCACTAGAGTTTAAAGGCTTCCCTAATCTCCGCCATTTAATACTTTCTGGGGTCGACTTTACAAACAACTGTTTTGAGAGTTTTATTTCCAGCTGCCCCATACTTAAAAGGCTATTCTTGGGTGGTTGCTCTGGCATTCATCATTTTAATATCAGTGGTTCTAAACTTCAGAGGTTGTTCACCAAGGCTGATGATAATTTCAAATCAATCTCCTTAGAGAAGGCTCCTAACTTGTCTGAAGTTTATGTATCTCTGGGGGGAGTTGTAAAAGGTCCAGAAGAAAATGGTGTCTTTGATTTGGTATCGTTTATCGGTAGCTTGCCTGAAGTCAAAGTACTTAGTGTTGATAGCAAATTTCTGCAGGTTAGTGCTAACCGAAATTTCTGTTTCAAGTATTCTTGTTTTGTTTAATCTTATTAAAATGATGTATTCTCATATCCTTCTTTCAGCTCCTAGCTGAAACTCCAGTTCCCCCTATGCTATCGACATCGCCACTCTCCCTAAAGATTATTAAACTCAAAGGTGTAAACTTTATGGACTTTGGCCAGATATCTTTGGCTGCCAGCTTGATTAGAAGGGCTACGAATTTGCAAGAACTTCATATTGAGGTAATTAACTTAAACCCTCCTAATTTATGATACTTTGTTTTGGAAACGAATAAGCACTTAGTAAACGTACATCTGCTTTATTTTCGTGTAGGCTTCTACAGTCAAGCTAAACCAGGAACAAGTCTCAGGTTATCTAGAACTCCTGGACTGCATAACCTTTCCCCTTAGCAAGCTTCATCTGGTCAAGTTAACGAATATCTCAGCTTTCGATCCTGAGTTTGGGTTTATCCGGTTCCTTCTCCTTAGCTCGCCATCACTCGTGACAATGAGCATCCTGGAGCACCCCCAACTTGAAGCAGAAAAAGCATTAAATATAGTTAGGAAGCTGCTCCAGTTGCGGCCACCATCAGCAGCGTCTATAGATTTCTCGAGGGgcagtaaaaatttaaaaaaatgagcGTTTCATAGTGTTAGTTTCAGGGAACTGGTCAGGTCATTAGACCACTTGCTGCATAGTTGACATTTCTGATTTGACTTCTTCCTCCTCGATCTCCTTCACTTTTGTTGTTTACTAGTAGTATATTTATTTTGTAGTTTAACTACGTACAAGTGTTTGGAACGATTTAACTGTGAGCGAAATGATTTGCTCAGGCTCAAATTTCTCAACCGTTCAAGGGTATTATATGACACAAAATGTAGATCTTCGATTTAACTAATTAAATTTAGGTAAATGAGGGTCAATCTTTGTTAACAATAATATCCTAAAGAGAAACGCCAAGTGGTATAGCAAATGATACGCAGATATGCTCCAACAGATATGACGGCGAATAATAGtcaatattcaagaataaatataGAAGTAAAGTGGCATTGAATATTGATGAACAGTAACACATGACATTTACGTAAATAAATGTAAAAGAATCACCAGAGATAAGATGTAAGTAATGAATATTCTCTCTGACAACCGAGAATGATGAATACATTTTTGAGTGCCCGAGATATTATCGGATCTAGTGGAAAAGTCTTGGCAAGAATCTTAGGAAAAGGGATATTTTTGTGTGCTTAGGATTGAAACCCGATCTTTCTCTTTTTCAAGTCAAAAGTGTCTTTTATGAAAATGAATATCTCATGTGCCTTAGGACATCTCCAATCTTCCCCTATTTCTTTATAATGGGGACATTTTTTTGTCATAATCTCCCCCATTTTGCCCCCAAAATGGGGATGAATAATGTTATTCCAAATATGGATGGACACTATTCATTTTCTCCATTACATTTCatgcttattttattattatttttattatttaaattttttaatttatctctttatatatacctaattatgtttatgtaatatctttataatattaattttacatcttaactttggcatataattttgataaattaattttcgtgcatttattatttttatgtaaaattgtaagttaattatattataagttataattgtacaaaaaatatataatcatctaaaAAAATGAATGgcgcaaatataaaatattagatgttgctaaaaGATAATAATGTAATATTGATAAGAGAAAAGAATATAAAATGGAATATTCTTTTTGGAGTAAAATGAAGTAATGATTGGAGTAACTTTACTACATTTTGGAGTTTACTgtattttggaggagaaaatggaGGCAAGAGTTGGAGATGACTTTATCATAGTTCTCTTTCTTTTTATAGGGAACATGTTCCTAGaacctaatagtacaagtgcaaagaatattcactagaatattctccTTCAGGTCCTATCTTAAAGCTAACCGTTATAACTCTGTCAGAGACTCACGACCTCGGCATCGGCTATTGACGACTGCCCGATTTTGATCTTTTTTGACTCTTCGGCCCACGA contains:
- the LOC107800640 gene encoding F-box/FBD/LRR-repeat protein At1g13570-like, producing MPIREAVRTIVLSKKWRYYYLNIPQLVFDDQFCKELDDFSVNKGANIYALKFYQFDEIITKSLMLHPGGLERFKVCIPFNPSPVVPYVNKWILCLSFRKIKELTLIYKKVYTDHHHKLPPSFFSCLHLTSLKLINFVRSPPLEFKGFPNLRHLILSGVDFTNNCFESFISSCPILKRLFLGGCSGIHHFNISGSKLQRLFTKADDNFKSISLEKAPNLSEVYVSLGGVVKGPEENGVFDLVSFIGSLPEVKVLSVDSKFLQLLAETPVPPMLSTSPLSLKIIKLKGVNFMDFGQISLAASLIRRATNLQELHIEASTVKLNQEQVSGYLELLDCITFPLSKLHLVKLTNISAFDPEFGFIRFLLLSSPSLVTMSILEHPQLEAEKALNIVRKLLQLRPPSAASIDFSRGSKNLKK